The following proteins come from a genomic window of Tepidibacillus fermentans:
- a CDS encoding YheC/YheD family protein, giving the protein MKIVQIQVDQEQNQPRPIIYANIATINRLSLPLNQPITLHFGKKNVEVRVSISTNTGNLIRIPSELAAQLLLPNGIQLHAKFDKEKGLFLGPIFGILIQTVNPKQPQTPFGKLTEFLKEVALLARNQGILFYVFTIQDIYQQTQMVKGWFYSSNQWEPRIFPLPDVIYNRISSRNQEKKFKVKITELQKQIPFFNEHFLNKWQVYEMLKKTPIQDYMPETNYFKGNQSIKEMIAKYPIIYLKPTNGALGRGIIKIEHSLDQYIVQYSRINGASTFYFKNLNKLLKHLYPRLHSEPYLIQEGLNLIQFNRRPIDFRILVQKNGQGLWSITSMVCRIANDQQFVSNLARGGTQANVMETIRSANPELSKKIKKDHFRKLALLIAKNLEESTSGHFAELGIDLGLDNKGKIWLLEVNSKPSKTEDTALAGPRPSVNRLIQYVRFLTGFPEEKKRHRRK; this is encoded by the coding sequence ATGAAGATCGTGCAAATACAAGTAGACCAAGAACAAAATCAGCCTAGGCCAATAATCTACGCCAATATAGCAACGATTAATCGACTCAGCCTTCCGTTAAATCAACCGATCACCCTCCATTTTGGAAAAAAAAACGTCGAGGTTCGGGTTTCCATTAGTACTAATACAGGCAATTTAATTCGAATTCCATCTGAACTTGCCGCACAACTTCTTCTCCCAAATGGTATCCAACTTCATGCTAAATTTGATAAAGAAAAGGGACTTTTTTTAGGTCCGATCTTTGGAATACTCATTCAAACAGTAAACCCTAAACAGCCCCAAACTCCATTTGGAAAATTAACAGAATTCCTAAAAGAGGTTGCACTTCTCGCACGAAATCAGGGGATTTTATTTTATGTTTTCACCATTCAAGATATTTATCAACAAACGCAAATGGTGAAAGGATGGTTCTATTCAAGTAACCAATGGGAACCTAGAATTTTTCCCTTACCTGATGTCATATATAATCGAATATCTTCCCGAAATCAAGAAAAAAAATTCAAAGTGAAGATCACTGAATTACAAAAACAAATTCCTTTTTTTAATGAACATTTTTTAAATAAATGGCAAGTTTATGAAATGTTGAAAAAAACACCGATTCAGGATTACATGCCAGAAACCAATTATTTTAAAGGAAATCAATCGATCAAAGAGATGATTGCAAAGTATCCCATCATTTATTTAAAACCAACCAATGGTGCATTAGGAAGGGGAATTATTAAAATTGAACATTCCCTTGATCAATATATCGTTCAATATTCCCGAATCAATGGTGCTTCTACTTTTTATTTTAAAAACTTAAATAAGCTATTAAAGCACCTTTACCCTCGATTACATTCAGAGCCTTATCTGATTCAAGAAGGATTAAACTTAATTCAATTCAATCGTCGACCCATTGATTTTCGCATTCTTGTTCAAAAAAATGGTCAAGGTCTTTGGTCGATTACATCAATGGTCTGCAGAATCGCAAATGATCAACAATTTGTCTCAAATCTCGCTCGAGGCGGTACTCAAGCAAATGTGATGGAAACCATTCGCTCTGCAAATCCTGAATTGAGTAAAAAGATAAAAAAAGATCATTTTCGAAAATTAGCTCTACTTATTGCAAAAAATCTCGAAGAATCAACATCTGGTCATTTTGCAGAATTAGGCATTGACCTTGGGTTAGATAATAAAGGGAAAATTTGGCTTCTCGAAGTCAATTCTAAGCCATCCAAGACTGAAGATACGGCCTTAGCCGGACCAAGGCCTTCTGTGAATCGTCTGATTCAATATGTACGTTTCCTTACTGGTTTCCCTGAAGAGAAAAAGCGGCATAGGCGAAAATAA
- a CDS encoding YheC/YheD family protein: protein MKSSKQTLLGIMVCQNRKHLFYEKDYIKRLYTIGKENNIDVFVFYPDSIDWTKRKTRGFQYNPYTNCFEAQTFPIPSFIYDRCFYTTAKEYRTYLPYVKRIRQEQIPFLGKGLSGKWKVYQILSTNPIYKSHLPKTSIYRDKNQLLLWLSANPIILKPIGGSHGKGVIKVCIQKNSFEVVGRTYLNQKFHLILKNKKDFYNWIQSFTRGKRYLVQQYLNLTTSHNQPYDIRVLVQKNENGQWETTGMAARIGDAKNITSNLHGGGRVDSAIHLIQKEFSPYKAKEILEQIHSFAKTIPPFIEQSHGSLFELGLDLGIDKQGKVWIIEVNSKPGRSVFSILGEEQAIRKSLSQPILYTKYLAKKQLLGGNVQ, encoded by the coding sequence ATGAAAAGCAGTAAACAAACCCTACTAGGCATTATGGTATGCCAGAATAGAAAACACTTATTTTATGAAAAAGATTATATAAAAAGATTATATACGATTGGTAAAGAAAACAATATTGATGTGTTTGTCTTCTATCCAGACTCTATTGATTGGACAAAGAGAAAAACAAGAGGTTTTCAATATAATCCCTATACGAACTGTTTTGAAGCCCAAACCTTTCCAATCCCATCGTTTATCTATGATCGATGTTTTTATACAACTGCAAAAGAGTACCGCACTTATCTACCTTATGTGAAACGAATCAGACAAGAACAAATCCCATTTCTAGGAAAAGGTTTAAGCGGAAAATGGAAAGTCTATCAAATTCTTTCAACCAATCCCATTTATAAATCCCACCTCCCAAAAACCTCCATCTATCGGGATAAAAACCAGCTTCTTCTATGGTTGTCAGCTAACCCGATCATTTTAAAACCAATCGGGGGAAGCCATGGAAAAGGTGTCATAAAAGTATGCATACAAAAAAATTCTTTTGAGGTCGTTGGAAGAACATATCTCAATCAAAAATTTCATCTTATTCTTAAGAACAAAAAAGATTTTTACAATTGGATTCAATCATTCACGCGAGGAAAAAGATACCTCGTTCAACAATATTTAAATTTAACCACTTCGCACAATCAACCATATGATATTAGGGTGTTAGTTCAAAAAAATGAAAACGGTCAATGGGAAACCACTGGAATGGCTGCAAGGATCGGTGATGCAAAGAATATCACATCGAATCTTCATGGTGGAGGACGAGTTGACTCAGCCATTCACCTCATCCAAAAAGAATTTTCACCCTATAAAGCAAAAGAAATTCTTGAACAAATTCACTCTTTTGCGAAAACCATTCCACCTTTTATTGAACAATCCCATGGTTCACTTTTCGAATTAGGTCTTGACCTTGGAATTGATAAACAGGGAAAAGTTTGGATCATTGAGGTGAATTCAAAGCCTGGGAGAAGTGTATTTTCGATCCTAGGAGAAGAACAGGCAATCCGAAAATCTTTGAGCCAACCCATCTTATACACGAAATATTTAGCAAAAAAACAACTATTAGGAGGAAATGTACAATGA
- a CDS encoding YheC/YheD family protein, with translation MNQMGLIPNQRIYLFFGMKEVTVKVLEKKSNQHLIILSSAVQRKIHLPYQKQIMIKRETDGIRIGPIIGILTTDYTGKKFSNSSLKYPQHFSQFFKKLLEPESIYPAFYFVFTPDQVNWQSKTVNGLFYLPKKKGEEWQQSKVPLPDVVYNRVPNRTTEKTPLVVQFKDNYQQLGGKLFNQDFFNKWEMHQLLSPDDRIKQYFPETYIHPHLHTMEYMLNKYPLIYLKPAGGSLGLGIYKIQKEKNHYLLSYRQQNRNRMIAFKNLDALYRAIFKNKQKSNYYLIQQGIHLLTYNKRPVDFRVHLHKNRANKWNVVAIGAKVAGNGSVTTHIRTGGKLLDAKQFIELKFHSEPSKMIARLKQVAIQIAQIVEEKLGTPIGELGLDMGIDHDAQIWLFEVNSKPGRSIFKHPHLKMASHTSSRYLLEYGIYLSGF, from the coding sequence ATGAATCAAATGGGACTTATCCCCAATCAAAGGATTTATCTTTTCTTTGGTATGAAGGAAGTAACAGTAAAAGTGTTAGAGAAAAAGAGCAACCAACATCTCATAATCCTATCTTCAGCTGTTCAAAGGAAAATACATCTCCCATACCAGAAACAAATCATGATCAAACGAGAGACAGATGGAATTCGAATAGGACCCATCATCGGGATATTAACGACTGATTATACAGGAAAAAAATTCAGCAATTCATCATTAAAATATCCACAGCATTTTAGTCAATTTTTTAAAAAATTATTAGAACCTGAATCCATCTATCCCGCTTTTTATTTTGTCTTTACTCCTGATCAAGTTAATTGGCAAAGTAAAACTGTAAACGGACTTTTTTACCTTCCAAAGAAAAAAGGAGAAGAGTGGCAACAATCAAAAGTTCCTCTACCTGATGTTGTCTATAACCGAGTTCCAAACCGAACTACAGAAAAAACCCCTCTCGTTGTTCAGTTTAAAGACAACTATCAGCAACTTGGTGGAAAACTATTTAACCAAGATTTTTTTAACAAGTGGGAAATGCATCAACTCCTCTCCCCAGATGACAGAATTAAACAATACTTTCCTGAAACCTATATTCATCCACATCTTCATACGATGGAATACATGTTAAACAAATACCCTCTGATCTATTTAAAACCAGCAGGAGGTAGTCTTGGTTTAGGAATCTATAAAATACAGAAAGAAAAGAACCACTATCTTCTATCTTATCGTCAACAAAATAGAAATCGAATGATTGCATTTAAAAATTTAGATGCTTTATATCGAGCTATTTTTAAAAATAAACAAAAATCTAATTATTATTTGATTCAACAAGGTATTCATCTACTGACATACAATAAACGGCCAGTAGATTTTCGCGTACATTTGCATAAAAACAGAGCAAACAAATGGAATGTTGTCGCCATAGGAGCAAAGGTTGCCGGTAATGGAAGTGTAACGACACATATTCGGACTGGAGGCAAATTGCTGGATGCAAAACAATTTATTGAACTCAAGTTCCATTCTGAACCCTCAAAGATGATTGCAAGATTAAAGCAAGTTGCAATTCAAATCGCTCAAATTGTAGAAGAAAAATTAGGAACTCCGATTGGCGAATTAGGGCTAGACATGGGAATCGATCATGATGCACAAATTTGGTTATTTGAAGTGAATTCAAAACCAGGTCGATCTATTTTTAAGCACCCCCATTTAAAAATGGCTAGCCATACTTCATCACGATATCTTCTTGAATATGGAATCTACCTATCCGGTTTTTAA
- a CDS encoding YheC/YheD family protein — protein sequence MAIPQYAWLQIHPSQSWKIILPSKTNTKKFDHAIYPIAVGSHNQIKNIATTSYKISPAKLTYTYPIRLIKKDKGYKAGPFVGILTTKGTQGFKGNVKNFIDIIQMGKKAGVFIFVFPAEEVDLIDQTVKAYIYDSNQKKWVTQILPFPDVVYNRIPSRKEENKPSVKAVLEYLVKENIPFFNPYFFNKWALHQWMSENKEMTKILPDTTILKEEDLRRYLQQYTMLYLKPVNGKAGIGFMKIEKKENHFYLTYQTRQMTYHQSFRNFQSLWQKVHSLAKNKKYIIQQGIFLNTYQQQPYDLRVLVQKNGKNQWKVTGIGVRVAGEQSITTHVPQGGYIQSVDQVFKETFKDDQQSNEWKEKTTMLAVKIAEHIESKIKHPLGEMSMDLGIDKNGNLWFFEANAKPMEFDEPNIRETSLLRLIQYFRYLSGFVPKGGKV from the coding sequence ATGGCCATACCCCAATATGCCTGGTTACAAATTCACCCTTCACAATCATGGAAAATAATCCTTCCTTCTAAAACGAATACAAAAAAATTTGATCATGCCATTTATCCCATTGCTGTAGGTTCACACAATCAAATCAAAAACATAGCGACGACATCTTATAAAATCAGCCCAGCAAAATTGACTTATACCTATCCCATTCGCTTGATCAAAAAAGATAAAGGTTACAAAGCTGGACCTTTTGTTGGCATCCTAACGACAAAAGGAACTCAAGGATTTAAAGGAAATGTCAAAAATTTCATTGATATTATCCAAATGGGCAAAAAAGCAGGAGTATTCATCTTTGTTTTCCCTGCTGAAGAGGTAGACTTAATCGACCAAACAGTAAAAGCATATATTTATGATTCCAATCAAAAAAAATGGGTAACACAGATTCTTCCTTTCCCTGATGTGGTGTATAATCGCATCCCAAGTCGAAAAGAAGAAAACAAACCTAGTGTAAAGGCAGTTTTAGAGTATTTAGTTAAAGAAAACATTCCTTTTTTTAATCCTTATTTTTTCAATAAATGGGCTTTACATCAATGGATGAGTGAGAATAAAGAAATGACCAAAATCCTTCCAGATACCACCATTTTAAAAGAAGAAGATCTAAGGCGCTATCTTCAACAATATACCATGCTATATCTAAAGCCAGTAAATGGAAAAGCAGGAATCGGATTTATGAAAATTGAAAAAAAAGAAAATCATTTCTATCTTACCTATCAAACCAGGCAAATGACCTATCACCAAAGTTTTAGAAACTTCCAATCCTTATGGCAGAAAGTCCATTCCCTTGCCAAGAACAAAAAATATATTATTCAACAAGGTATTTTTCTAAACACTTATCAACAACAACCCTATGACCTCCGAGTATTGGTCCAAAAAAACGGGAAAAACCAGTGGAAAGTGACTGGTATCGGTGTACGCGTAGCTGGAGAGCAAAGCATTACCACCCATGTTCCCCAAGGTGGATATATTCAATCGGTGGATCAAGTCTTTAAAGAAACCTTTAAAGATGATCAACAGTCAAATGAATGGAAAGAAAAAACAACAATGCTCGCAGTGAAAATCGCTGAACATATTGAAAGCAAAATCAAACATCCCCTTGGTGAAATGTCAATGGATTTAGGAATTGACAAAAACGGAAATCTCTGGTTCTTTGAAGCCAATGCCAAACCGATGGAATTTGACGAACCAAATATTCGAGAAACATCTCTTTTACGCTTAATTCAATACTTCCGCTATTTATCTGGTTTTGTCCCTAAAGGAGGGAAAGTATGA
- a CDS encoding GNAT family N-acetyltransferase, with the protein MRMIKITRDTNDQHRQMLIRFIQKYGDNHITKKAIDWLKQTPFKKLTPENGDLIYVIVDQKIIVGVLVIINYGLNQAFIVVHPKFRKKGVAYELITEAQKFLGRFYVKVANDNIPSLKLCFATGMQAFALTRGPTGKPTLILGWGDWSIEEWENRSSLK; encoded by the coding sequence ATGAGGATGATCAAAATCACAAGAGATACGAATGACCAACATCGGCAAATGCTGATTCGCTTTATCCAAAAATATGGAGATAACCATATTACCAAAAAAGCCATCGATTGGTTAAAACAAACTCCTTTCAAAAAGCTTACCCCTGAAAATGGCGACCTTATTTATGTCATAGTTGATCAGAAAATAATTGTTGGTGTTTTAGTTATTATCAATTATGGACTCAATCAAGCGTTTATCGTTGTCCATCCAAAATTTCGTAAGAAGGGTGTAGCCTATGAACTGATAACAGAAGCACAAAAATTCTTAGGCCGTTTCTATGTAAAGGTGGCTAATGATAATATACCGAGTCTTAAACTTTGTTTCGCAACGGGAATGCAAGCTTTTGCCTTAACAAGAGGACCAACCGGAAAACCAACATTGATTTTAGGATGGGGAGATTGGAGCATAGAAGAGTGGGAAAATAGAAGTTCATTGAAATAG
- a CDS encoding C40 family peptidase: MRYQAKRLVALALAFTMVFGGSFAFWPGTSVQAATVSSTDISKQAISLIGTPYQYGGASPQTGFDTSGLVYYIYQKSGMNVPRTVKYQAFYGIHVERNQLQAGDVVFFSYKGDYPNFVGIYVGNGQFVSSVSGKVAIHSLTSVYYNSKYFGARRFITDGQAVAKPTTVVSNNTTSNTGSSSSNVPTTTHQSPTLTNQLADAIIQTGLKYWGVDYKFGADYDKDGSYLFDCSSFTQKVYGENGIKLPRSSRQQSTVGTYIKRSDIRKGDLLFFATAGKYVDGKPYVDHVGIAQEVLSNGTIKILHTYKPGLGVTTSMMYPNSGYWNKTFLFAKRVIQ, encoded by the coding sequence ATGAGATATCAAGCGAAGCGGCTGGTTGCTTTGGCACTTGCATTTACGATGGTTTTTGGGGGTTCTTTTGCCTTCTGGCCAGGTACATCAGTTCAAGCAGCAACAGTATCAAGTACAGACATTTCAAAGCAAGCGATAAGTTTAATCGGTACGCCATATCAATATGGTGGAGCATCCCCACAGACTGGATTTGACACATCAGGGCTTGTCTATTATATCTATCAAAAAAGCGGTATGAACGTTCCTAGAACGGTAAAATACCAAGCATTTTATGGAATTCATGTGGAGCGTAATCAATTACAAGCTGGAGACGTTGTTTTTTTCTCCTATAAAGGTGATTATCCCAATTTTGTAGGAATTTATGTAGGAAATGGCCAATTTGTTTCATCAGTAAGTGGAAAGGTGGCTATCCACTCTTTAACTTCTGTCTATTATAATAGTAAGTATTTTGGCGCTAGAAGATTTATCACAGATGGACAAGCTGTAGCAAAGCCTACAACTGTAGTATCAAATAATACAACAAGTAATACAGGCTCTAGTTCAAGTAATGTACCAACTACAACGCATCAATCTCCAACGCTAACAAATCAATTAGCAGATGCCATTATTCAAACAGGTTTGAAATATTGGGGTGTGGATTATAAATTTGGCGCCGATTATGATAAAGATGGTTCCTATCTATTTGATTGTTCTAGCTTTACGCAAAAAGTTTACGGGGAAAATGGCATCAAACTTCCTCGTAGTTCTCGACAACAGTCAACGGTAGGAACTTATATAAAGAGAAGTGACATCAGAAAAGGAGACTTATTATTCTTTGCAACTGCTGGTAAGTATGTAGATGGTAAACCTTATGTTGACCATGTAGGGATTGCTCAAGAAGTATTATCGAATGGAACAATTAAAATTCTCCACACTTACAAGCCAGGGCTTGGAGTAACGACATCAATGATGTATCCTAACTCTGGATACTGGAATAAGACCTTTTTATTTGCAAAAAGAGTGATTCAATAA